One Branchiostoma lanceolatum isolate klBraLanc5 chromosome 18, klBraLanc5.hap2, whole genome shotgun sequence DNA window includes the following coding sequences:
- the LOC136424284 gene encoding uncharacterized protein produces the protein MVDLDPYFQMYTSQLWGLVVGVEGAFQGTFKVNTVMDIWQRCKEEKCLGDPGSSGYWSSVLESVTWLNKGDPKSTQSKKVPTFIDQLKYPHGEADTAKSLYIKFTVDVMNEDPRTPNFAYGRVIGSISSVDNKESLELGFPEFNRMLWGQGIISALVGHQVLPEMKDYYHAPFYMDDVNNKVVVDLSNSLPTHLNGTLVDRGNLFLLLIYSKSSLHINDGIIRNCGDILNDPSINVGAIGYTTDDWLLQDAGIVILDMDVAMEERPVVMVVKEEAPPCQSCQKQCLPVLVEHPKGLYIGAAEDRVFRIPKPITKKESVVEEDDETGKVSWSLKIFATAFGKVATGVELSVSLRMDPNRKAICKPENAINVVSDSPNQQKTNGKYTTDGQGLAVIKFQTDREGLDCSDPGVDIRREQQIEGQLYVYRIILPPEHDIAFPPDLQTYTHLYCKHEGKETYTWVDDIYQKFQRYDNLFPVMKPLFSLASYKQVIRSSTKKQLLHSLVLPIEDPNHMPVTRDLSPAKRNMVVNWLKSADVKYSRINPEIELTELLENLNLALRLEWATIPPYLSAYYSIKDGFNTKVGTLIKSIVVEEMNHLSLVANIINAIGGTPVLNNTDLIPTYPAPLPGGCHQSITIQLAKCSLHQIHDIFMVIEMPECSGKIIENINALEILDGDMSYTTEFDASDFASTDPVRSKCSDLEPETLEALLEEVTTKCKEMVENYQPDTIGAIYIHKILCPMIDLYKRGILRFGEDPSKQYPRPFPVTDLCTAIMAIHLIVDQGEGGNPCDPFYKGINGERELSHYYKFAEIVHGKTLVEAQPDHYGYQQNEGEQEYGVCSKPEEDFFTPCKGQFCCPKKYEFAGAPIPFFQNAVWPILPNPKSSKYPPGSRARKMSDRWNEKYTTLIKCLHDMYNGNPGNMKKCFGIMSSLTVDAKRMVQTPIDPYGDPNIGPNVAPTFEWYPPVN, from the coding sequence ATGGTGGATCTGGACCCTTACTTCCAGATGTACACCTCTCAATTGTGGGGTCTTGTTGTCGGGGTAGAGGGCGCTTTTCAAGGCACGTTCAAGGTCAACACAGTGATGGACATATGGCAGCGATGTAAGGAAGAGAAGTGTCTCGGGGACCCCGGATCCTCAGGGTATTGGAGTTCTGTTCTGGAGAGTGTGACGTGGCTGAATAAGGGCGACCCGAAGAGTACACAGTCTAAGAAGGTCCCAACATTTATCGATCAACTGAAGTATCCTCATGGAGAAGCCGATACAGCAAAATCCTTATATATAAAGTTTACGGTAGACGTGATGAATGAAGATCCGCGAACCCCAAACTTCGCCTATGGACGAGTGATCGGAAGTATCTCGTCTGTAGACAACAAGGAAAGCCTCGAGCTTGGCTTCCCCGAGTTCAATAGGATGCTGTGGGGTCAAGGTATCATTAGTGCCTTAGTAGGTCATCAGGTACTGCCAGAGATGAAGGACTACTACCATGCACCATTCTACATGGACGATGTGAACAACAAAGTCGTTGTGGACCTCAGCAATAGTTTGCCGACGCACCTAAATGGCACACTAGTCGACCGTGGCAACCTGTTTCTTCTACTTATCTACAGCAAGTCGTCGCTGCACATCAATGATGGAATTATCAGGAACTGTGGTGACATCCTTAATGACCCCAGCATCAACGTTGGTGCAATTGGTTATACTACAGACGACTGGCTATTGCAAGATGCAGGAATCGTCATCTTAGACATGGACGTGGCTATGGAAGAGCGTCCAGTCGTTATGGTTGTTAAAGAAGAGGCACCTCCATGTCAATCGTGTCAAAAACAGTGCCTGCCGGTCCTAGTTGAGCACCCGAAAGGCCTGTACATTGGTGCAGCAGAAGACCGCGTTTTCCGGATCCCAAAGCCTATCACTAAAAAGGAAAGTGTAGTAGAAGAAGATGATGAGACTGGCAAAGTTTCCTGGTCGTTGAAGATATTCGCTACAGCGTTTGGCAAAGTTGCGACCGGTGTTGAGCTCAGCGTCAGCCTCAGAATGGATCCAAATCGAAAGGCCATCTGCAAACCTGAGAATGCAATTAACGTTGTCTCTGACAGTCCTaaccaacaaaaaacaaatggcAAATATACCACAGATGGCCAAGGGcttgcagttatcaagtttcaAACAGACCGGGAGGGTCTTGATTGCAGCGATCCTGGAGTGGACATAAGGAGAGAACAGCAGATAGAGGGGCAGTTATACGTCTATAGGATCATTTTACCGCCAGAGCATGACATTGCCTTTCCTCCAGACCTACAGACTTATACGCACTTATATTGTAAACATGAAGGAAAAGAGACCTACACATGGGTCGATGATATTTATCAGAAATTTCAGCGTTACGATAATCTGTTTCCTGTCATGAAACCGCTCTTCAGTCTAGCCTCCTACAAACAAGTGATCCGGAGCTCTACGAAGAAACAGTTACTGCACTCCTTAGTACTGCCGATAGAGGATCCGAACCACATGCCTGTCACGCGCGATCTCTCTCCCGCAAAAAGGAACATGGTGGTAAACTGGTTAAAGTCGGCTGACGTAAAGTACAGTCGTATCAACCCGGAGATTGAATTAACTGAGTTGTTAGAAAATCTTAATCTAGCACTCCGATTAGAGTGGGCTACGATACCTCCGTACCTGAGCGCCTACTACAGCATCAAGGACGGCTTCAACACCAAAGTCGGGACCCTGATAAAGAGCATCGTGGTAGAAGAAATGAATCATCTGTCATTGGTGGCCAATATCATCAATGCTATAGGAGGGACTCCTGTCCTGAACAACACGGACTTGATCCCCACGTACCCAGCTCCATTGCCCGGGGGCTGCCACCAGAGTATTACCATACAGTTGGCCAAGTGTTCTCTTCACCAGATTCATGACATATTTATGGTTATAGAGATGCCCGAATGCTCTGGAAAGATCATAGAAAACATTAATGCTCTTGAAATTCTTGATGGTGATATGTCGTACACAACTGAATTTGATGCGTCAGATTTTGCTTCGACCGACCCAGTTCGCTCTAAATGTTCAGATCTGGAGCCGGAAACGTTAGAAGCGCTACTGGAGGAAGTGACAACAAAGTGCAAGGAAATGGTAGAGAACTATCAGCCAGATACCATAGGTGCCATATACATTCACAAGATATTATGCCCTATGATAGATCTCTACAAAAGAGGCATTCTGAGGTTCGGCGAAGACCCCTCAAAGCAGTATCCCAGGCCATTTCCTGTCACAGACCTGTGCACGGCAATCATGGCAATACATCTAATTGTCGACCAAGGGGAAGGTGGGAATCCTTGCGATCCATTTTACAAAGGGATAAATGGTGAACGTGAACTCAGTCACTATTACAAGTTTGCGGAAATTGTACACGGTAAGACGTTAGTTGAAGCTCAGCCTGATCATTATGGATACCAGCAGAACGAGGGAGAACAGGAATATGGAGTATGCTCGAAACCGGAAGAGGATTTCTTCACCCCATGTAAAGGTCAGTTTTGCTGTCCTAAGAAATATGAGTTCGCCGGTGCTCCcatacctttttttcaaaacgccGTGTGGCCCATTCTCCCTAACCCCAAATCATCCAAGTACCCGCCAGGCTCCAGGGCGCGCAAGATGTCTGACCGCTGGAACGAAAAGTACACCACCCTGATCAAGTGCCTACACGATATGTACAACGGAAACCCGGGCAACATGAAGAAGTGCTTCGGTATAATGTCATCCCTCACCGTGGATGCCAAGAGAATGGTCCAAACACCCATCGACCCTTACGGCGACCCCAACATAGGGCCGAATGTGGCTCCTACATTCGAGTGGTATCCGCCTGTCAACTGA